In the genome of Schistocerca piceifrons isolate TAMUIC-IGC-003096 chromosome X, iqSchPice1.1, whole genome shotgun sequence, the window CCAAGGCCACTGGAGATCGTACGCTGCCTCTCCAATGTCATAAGCAGCATTAGTCAATCGAGCAtctcattgcctttaaatggctccatgcccagGTCTGCCACTTAATAAAACAACGGAAGCAAGAATGCTGGGAACGGTAGGTTTAAAACATAGGACCACATATGCCTCCTTCGCAGGTTTGGGCGAAGATTAGATGCTTCTGTGGATACAAGTCCTCTGCAGGTGTACTTGCTATTTCCTTGAACAGTGATCTTTTCGCTGACCTAGATGACGTAGCTGAACGTTTTGCTTTGTGTTATGCTCGAGCCTTTACGTCTGAGAGCTGACTGTCGTGTCCATAAACAGCAGGTTGAGTGATTGCACTAATGTTTCACTACATGCCACGTAGAGCCTTATAATGCTCCGTTCAGTGACTGGGAACTCTTCATTGCCCTAGCCCTTTGTCGCAATACAGCCCCAGAACCAGACCACAtccagaacctctcctgcgaaccttgcagaactagcactcctggaagaaaggacattgcgaaaacatagcttagccacagcctgaggtacgtttccagaatgagattttcactctgcagtggagtgtccgctgatatgaaacttcttggcagattatgtagctcagatggtagagcacttgcccgctaaaggcaaaggtcccgagttgaagtctcggtccggcacacagttttaatctgtcaggaagtttcatatcggcgcacactccgcagcatagtgaaaatctcattctggaaacgtcccccaggctgtggctaagccatgtctccgcaatatcgtttcttccaggagtgctagtactgcaaggttcgcaggagagcttctgtgaagtttggaaggtaggagacgaggtactggcagatgcaaagctgtgaggacggggcgtgagtcgtactttggtagctcagatggtagagcacttgcccacaaaacgcaaaggtcccgagttcgagtctcggtccggcacatagttttaatctgctagggagtatcatatcggcgcacactccgctgcagactgaaaatctcattctggaattctggacgtgtgaggtgtcgtattgtcctgctggaagtacccaattccgtcggaatgcacaatggacatgaatggatgcaggtgataagacagagatgcttacgtacgtgtcacctgtcagagtcgtatctagacatatcaggtgtctcgtatcactccaactgcacacgccccgcaccattacagagcctctaccagtttgaacagttccctggattcatgaggttccatctgctcgatacattttgaatcgagactcgtccgaccaggcaacttgtttccagtcatcaacagtccaatgtcggtgttgacgggtcgaggcgaagcgtaaagctttgtgtcgtgcagtcatcaaggctacacgagtgggccttcggctccgaaagcccatatcgatgatgtatcgttgaatggttcgcacgctgacacgtgttgatggcccagcattgaaatctgcagcaatttgcggaagggttgcacttttgtcacgttgaacgattatcatcagtcgccgttggtcccgttcttgcaggatctttttccggccgcaccgacgtcggagatttgatgttttggagGATTCCTGTTATTCAAAGGACACTCAtaatatggtcgtacgggaaaatccccacttcattgctacctctgggatgctgtgtcccatcgctcgtgcactgactataacacgacgttcaaactcacttaagtcttgataacctcaggaaccgatctaacaactgcaccagacacttgttgtctcatataggcgtttccGAGCGCAGCTCCGTGttctgtttacatatttgaatatgcacgccggtaccagtttctttggcgcttcagtgtataatgaaacTTTCACTGAGCTGGGAACTGCTTCAGGTTCATGACTCGTCACACGATATGACCCCTGGTCCTTATTCGATTAATGAACAGATGATCCAAAGTCTTACTGTTACTCACAGCCTCCGTCTACTTGGGATCTTCAACCGTATTTGTCTAGAACGTGTTTTCCCTTCACAATGGCGAGACAGTATCATCGACTGTCTTTTGCTCTTAATCGGCTTGGCAGAGGGACAGACAGGAATGTCGTTTCTCTCACCACAGACGAGCCCTGGGAAACCACTTGTCTTGTTTCTCTGGCATCAATATTGCTTTCAGTACCTGGATTTTACCACTCCTACATGCTTCCGTAAACCAATTAAATTTCCGGACGACGTCACTAGCTCCTGATAAACTACCTCTTGGCGCATGAGCTGATGATCTCGTTGTTTACTCCCTCAATTCCCAACGGACCGACTGCTCTAACAGAccataatatggttcaaatggctctgagcactatgggacttaacatctgtggtcatcagtcgcctagaacttagaactacttaaacctaactaacctaagaacatcacacacatccatgcccgaggcaggattcgaacctgcgaccgtagcggtcacgcgtttccagactgagacCATAACAGGCGTCTTTATTTGTGACCATACTTTTCCAATTCACTGCATAGAACTTATTCACTTCGCCCGTTGAAATGCTCTGGTAAGTATGTACCGTCCTGGAATGAAATTCTGGGGGATCGGAAACTCCGCGGCCTGCTGAGTAACACTGGAAAAGAACTGAAATACTGCATATCTTTCGTCGATAATATCGGCGAATACAATACGCGATTGTGGCTCCACTTATAGTATTAATAAAGATCTAATGACTCATTCAATGCGTTCTGTAGTAGAATATATTCCAGGAATAACTTATATTATGTATTATTCATAGTAGCTGATTGGTTGGAAAACCGAGGCTTGGGATTTATACCAAAGTCCAACGCAAAATTTTTCCTAATAATAAACGTGCACATGAATAACGTCAGCTTGAATTGTGGTTTGCTAAGGTAATAATAATCGTCATTAGGTAAACTGGTTTCGTGTGATAAGTGATTTTGAATAGTCCTTGGATAATTATTGGCCGTAGCCGGACATGGTGATTAAGGTTCACATAAATGGTGACGTGTCACATATTGTGCGGTGAAGCAGTCTTCGGGCATGAACTACCCATGGACTACTGAAAATGACGGCTCAGTCAGAACAGATGGTTTTTTCACTGAAGATTTTCCACAAGCATTAAATTGCAACAAACTTTATTCTCAGCCGGCCTCCTCGTATTTAAAAGCCTAATAAAACTGACCTCAAAACCAGGGAAGGTAATACTAAACGTCACACAGTGTCATGGGGCTGCAAAGGCGATGCGACAATAGGAGATTGCATAGTGTGAATATACAGTCTGTGAACGTTCCCCCAATGGCAACAATAAACAGCCCAGGTATCTACCAATAATGAGTGCAAGTAAACGTAACCAATTCTATCGCGCACATCAAGTTCCCTATTTGCATCTTAACGAGCAATAAAGGAGGAACGAAaataagaagcaagaaagaaaggaaaaacgaagGAGACTGTGTCATACTGACAACAAGATTATTACAAACTGAGGGAAATATCCAATTGGATAGGGCTAAGGGAAGAAATGGACTATGGTGTTTTCAGAGGAACCTTTCCATCATTTACCTTCTGTAATTTATAGAAACCTCTGAAAATGTGTGTCTTTATAGACGGACGGTGATTTTGAAGCCTGGATAACCAGCGTGCCATCTGTTTCGGTTAGTAGGGAATATAATTGATGTCACAGTGTAGCCTCCTTGTTTTTAGCTCACAGATCTGAGAAGTCTGTAGGACTCCAATCAGGGCGGATCAACAGAACACATTTGGAGTATCCAATGATTTTCTTCATTTGAGAAACGTAATGATACAAGCGTGTCTAACGATTCTTAATAAAATTGTAGGCCGCGAGGGGTAGCAGCGTGGtttcgggcgtcttgtcacggtccgcgcggctcccgctgtcggaggtgcgagtcctccctcgggcatgggtgtgtgtgttgtccatagtgtaagttagtttaagttagattaagtagtgtgtaagcttagggaacgatgacctaagcagtttggtcccataagatcttaccacaaattttacagTAAAAATGTATGTGACATGAGACATAAATGCTTCTTGACTCATTGTCAATTTGACTGACGGATAAGCGGAAGAAACTGATGCTTACACTATCGTACATCTGAATGTACATCTATTTATGCTCTTTGCACCACTATGAGGTGCATAACAGTAGTTATTTTTTTATAGTAGGTGAGAATTCTGTAACTGGAGGgcagtgtacctaggaacaaatgatACTTCTTTGTCGGTGTGTTCATTTACTGAATTCTATGGTctttaaaattctgtattttttaaaactagttatattACTTGCGGACGGTTAAGCCATACTTAATCGACTGTGcaacatcttgtaccttgaaacggaaggagGTCTTCTGCCGTGGAACATATGATGTTTGCAAATGAACCTGAGTTTCTTTAACATATTAACAAATTTACCTTTCTAgaaagtggaaatttgtgttagtttcaatagattttatttcaaaatatattcAGCTGGTTTTCCATAGTGTTTCTATGTAATTTTATTTCTATTACTgtttattggtgtgtagtagagttaTAAAATAACAGATAAACTACTAAATATGGTACTGAAAAGATTTCCTCGATTGGAATACTTTTTAAATTTCATAGGAATATTTGTTCGCAGTTTCATGATCATACTGTGATATTTCGAAAACTCTTGCTTTTACGTAGTAAGTTTTGTTATTTCAGAAAAAGGCTCCAGCACAcaaaagtgaatgctatcatttaaaaatggaatatggAAGTATATGGAGCTACTATTACAGGGATGGCTAGAAACGAAAGTCTGAAAGTGCTGCAAGGTACGAAACTACCCCAATCATCTATTCAgcatttttcctgttccattcacggatGCAGCGTGCATTCATGATTTACGCCCTGAAGGACTGTTCTTGAAGTTTTATAAGCAGTTACCCTCGAGATGTACTGCGCCTTTCTTAGAGTGCCTGCCAATTAAGATTTTTCACCATTTCTATTACAATCTACCATCAAAAAAGCCTATAAACAGTCAAATTAGCCGTCTTTGTACAGATCTGATCTCACCTGTTAGTTGCCCCTgattgtgtgtcatgcacttcagCAGTATTGATTTACTTGCTTTGCGAGGGTTTTGTACACAGTCTAGTTTGCGCGTTATTCCGCATTTATCTATAGTAAGGCTTAGTTGCAAGCATTTGCACCACACCGAATTTAGTCGAGGCTGAGATAACAATCgaaatcctgtaacatttcctgGCGCACAGCACGCGTTGTATCGGTCTacatcgatgactctccatccaggataatgtgctgcttcctgcTTGTTAGAAGATTTGTAATCTTGTAGCAGACTCACTAAATATGCCGTCAGCGTAATACCTAAccaaaatattttcgaatgtttAGAAACACCTAAGCACCTGACAGTGATCTGTCAACAGCCGACAAGTTAAATTTTTATTGATACAGATCTgtatcaataaaatatttgtagacgtTCGAAAAGATTTTGATTGGGTATTAAACTGACAGTATATTTAATGGGTTTGTTACGAGATTAAAAACTTCCTGACGTACAGGAAGCAGCACATTGTCCTGGGTGCACAGTCATCTCTAAAGAACTCTTACAAGCTGTTGTACTGAGACAACTGTATCACTTACAGCTACAGAAAAGAAGCAAAGTTGAAACTGCATCAGTTGTCTTATCACAAAAGGATAAATAGTCTCATAGCTGTGATGAAATACACTatcggaaaaaatgcaacaccatgaaggacTGCGTTCATGAGGAATGGGGTATAATACACggttaaaatggttaaaatggctctgagcactatgggaattaacttctgaggtcatcagtcccctagaacttagaactacttaaacctaactaacctaaggacatcacacacatccatgccagaggcaggattcgaacttgcgaccgcagcgttcgcgcggttccagactgaaccgctcggccactccggccggctataatacACGgttaagtcacattaatgtgaccaacggctatattcgacgtcaacgtacaataaccactcacagacagctggtagcagcactaacagtggaagaGTATGTAAAGTATGTCGAGAGCATGCAGaaagcagtgcagtcgttgttgcaATGAGGATACGGAGGTTGATCacattggtatcccaccgctgtccggggcgtctccagacacgtcttgggCCTACAATCTGATTGACTGGAGTTTctgtcttctgtgatgagtccccctccgaactgagctccgatgaccagcgatgacgtgtctggagacacccgtgacagcggtgggatactaatCTTGCTGTCGCTCGCTATACGGCCAGACAACTAGCCGTGAAGgtccggggtgccatttcatttcatagcagggcccctttggttgtcatacgcggcacccttgcagcacgacggtacgtcgacgatattcctcatcctgttttgttgctctttgtggcaagtcatcctgggcttacaaatCAGCAAGAAAATCCCCGCCCGCACACGGGcacatgcttgccaaaccctaccttgtccggcaaggttgccggatctctccccaatagagaacatttggagcagtccgcctcggtagctgcgcagtCAACGCGTAAATTGCTAGccgaaagggcccgggttcgattcacggccggataggagattttcttcgctcggtggactgggtgttatgttgtcctcacatatcaatcaacgccaagccgaataactgcctgcacaatggccagaggtggaccaacgcgttattgacttgcccagtttgaaaagttctttctcttgaataaatcttccactTATCctgacattgtaatcatttgtttgtctgtacatgcacgtcATATTTACCAGTTTCCAACCcatacggataattccttcgtgatgcgtcgttttccCTTTTTCTCCTCTTAGTCTGCATTAGGCTCGACTGGATGTTAACCCTAATTCTGCTTGCTTGGATCTGTGAGAATAGTAGCTTAAATGACAGCTCTTCACATAGTTCTAATCTGGAGACGGgcaggattacaaagtttcagaccATTCCGATTGTGAAGTAGTATTTCAGCCATAAACCAGAAATACACCTTCCCTTCTGTTAAAAGCGACTGCGAAGGAGAACTGAAAACAGAAccattgaagtaaatcggtcaaaaatttttccaatttttttctaaaattgtttccCATTTATATCCTATATACAGGgagtttcactaaatgtgttcgcctctgtaagttacgaagtaataggcaacggaaatatttattgtggtaggtcaccataagaaacgttacactgtctgcagagctatgaacatagtttattgtgttattatccaaagagttacggcaaaaagatacaatttttttaaatggaacaatagttgtttgtaTCATGCActagaatcagtaacaccagctgtgtatacatcaatttaaattacattcctatcatttTTAGTTTGGGACCTACAACCCTTCAAAATTACAGGGACAGATACCACcactgtgtggtgggtgatggatgttctggcggtgggaagttgatttaaatgagatgttcaaacgtgtgtccatgttcctgaatgcacaatgcaatgcaccttctaaaggatctgcggacgagatgtaacatcgccggtgtcacggagcaacatgcgttCTCGATGCACAGCTCTTCACATAGTTCTAATCTGGAGACGGGCGGAACATCTGTGAGAGGCGTGCTAAAACAGTGAGCAGTGGTGAGGAGCTTTGGGGTTAAAGGTTTTAAGTCCTTAAGTAGTTGGTACTTTTGCAATAAAATGGCACGAGTTTTGGTTGGTGTGAAGCGCGTTATAGATTATGCTGTTAAGATTCGTGTGAAACCAGATAAAACAGGCGTTGTTACAGATGGAGTCAAACACTCCATGAATCCATTTGATGAAATCGCCGTGGAGGAGGCGGTtcgaatgaaagaaaaaaaattagcctCAGAAATAGTTGCTGTTTCTTGTGGACCAGCCCAAGCGCAAGAAACCTTGAGAACTGCTCTTGCGATGGGAGTGGACCGTGGTATCCACGTTGAAATCTCAGGTCCTGAATATGAGACCCTGCAACCCATTCATGTGTCCCAGATTCTTGCCAAAATTGCAAAAGATGAGAAAGCTGATCTAGTTATTGTTGGAAAACAGGCAATTGATGATGACTCAAACcaccgttttagatcatctggggatgtgggctcagtgacataaacaagATCCTTTAGATgttcccacaaaaagaaatctaatggtgttaagtCGGGCGACCTTgtgggccatgaatgaggaccatggcgccccaaccaccttcTTGCAaccctgttgtttagttcttccacaacaacacgcgcagaatgggctgggtaaccatcgtgctgcatccacatatggactctcgtgtgtagactcacatgttcaaggagaccacccgcactgtcgactataaacgcgcgatataactcacctgtaAGTGTAcatgggaagtagtgtggaccgatgatttcatccctaaggatcccacactatacattaatagaccaccttcGTTGACTGTCGACAGGTCATACCAACCGAGGATTGTCTGTGGCACCAGGAGTGCACGTTGTGGCGATTCACTGCACCGTattttgtgaacgtggactcaacagagaacataacaccttgtaaaaaCTCCAGCGTaaaattacgcatggcccattcacagaatgtaactctcacaCGGAAATCGTtaccatgcagctcctgggtcagtgacaggcggtacaggtgaaacctgtggccgtgtactatatgccacacagatgtgagactgaacCCAGCGACTGCAGCAACTCTGCTTGTAAGCTGACACGAGGATCGTGgtatactgcagctaaaacaaacacctccgtctcctcacttcttgcatttcttcgtctgttactgtaacgcattaccaagctgcctgtttcccgaagtcgttgttcggcacgtaagaacgttATGACTGCCGGAACTCTTcacctaggatatctcacggcgtacgccatgaTTGCTTCAGTGGCACCGTGTCGGCACACGCCGAGCATCAGCAGCATGTCAACATACTCGTTGTTCGCGTATGTCATCTTCATCCGacgtcagtaactgtggtatattgagccccgtttgtctGTGTGGCTCAAACTGTCGGGTATACGGctgtgtgcggcgacagtcggcagtctaacagcgcatcgacgAAGCTACTCGCTCCGTAACACCAGCTACGTTACAGTTCGGTCGCACCACATTTAGAtggcgcattgcgttatgcgcagcgtgtgtggtatctgcccctgaaactttgaagggctgTAGcttccaaactaaaagtgataagaatgtaatttaaattgatgtatacagagctggtgttactgattccagcgcatgatagaaacaactagtgttccatttaaaaaatgtaatcttTTTTCGCAGTCatagactgcgcggctggtcccggcggaggttcgagtcctccctcgggcatggttgtgtgtgtttgtccctagggtaatttaggttaagtagtgtgtaagcttagggactgatgaccttagcagttaagtcccataaaatttcacatacatttgaacaattgAACATTTTATCGTTTTTTCTATAACTGTTTggttaataacacaataaactatgttcatagctccgcagacagtgtaatgtTTCTTATGTTGACGTACCAAAATAAATATTTACGTTGTCTAtcacttcgtaacttacagaggcaaacacatttagtgaaacaccctataTACCCTTATACCACCTGTATCAGGAAAGTATATAGCTAATGTCCATCTGGAAGTTTATTAGAGAATCGTGTAAATATCTGAAATAAATCGGtgaagaaattttcgagatttttgctaaaaagCGTTTCcccgttatacagggtgagtcacctaacgttaccgctggatatatttcgtaaaccacatcaaatactgacgaaccgattccacagaccgaacgtgaggagaggggctagtgtaattgtttaatacaaaccatacaaaaatgcacggaagtatgttttttaacacaaacctacgtttttttaaatggaaccacgttagttttgttagaacatctgaacatataaacaaatacgtaatcagtgccgtttgttacattgtaaaatgttaagtacatccggagatattgtaacctaaagttgactcttgaaacctccgacgttcagttgcgtgttgtaacaaacacgggcaacggtcggcgagcagcatctgcagggacatgtttacgatgacgaccgtgtttacgagtgtggctgtagtgcactgctgTGGTTTGGTCTagtgtcgcagtgtccgcatgtagcgcttgctgctattgttattctgcattcgtctcctcaTGCAGactaactgtagtacaccgtgttaccagacgtctgtgatagtgtagtgttgtaggaactgtgaccatggtgtattcgaactctgaaaaggcggagatgatactcatttaTGGCGAGTGTCgtcgaaatgcagctgaagcctgcagggtgtatgcagaacggtacccggacggagagcatccaacgtgccgcacattgcaaaacatctaccgccaactgtatgcaacaggtatggtcgtagcacgcaaacgggtccgtaacaggtccgtcataggagaagcgggtgcagttggtgtgttagctgctgttgccatgaacccacacatgagtacacgggagattgcgagagccggtggactgagtcaaagtagtgtcatgcgcatactgcatcgtcaccgctttcacccgtttcatgtgtcgctacatcagcaattacatcgtgatgactttaatcatcgagtgcaattctgtcaacgggcattaacagagaatgcgttgcagttctacctgtttaccgatgaagcgggtttcacaaaccacggggcagtgaatctacggaacatgcattactggtccgtggacaatcctcgctggctcagacaggtagagcgacagcgaccgtggactgtaaatgtatggagcggaatcattggcgaccacctcattggtcctcacttcattgcaggggcccaaacagctgcaacatacatcacgtttctacagaatgatctgccaaagtTGCTCGAAAatctcccactggaaacgcgtcgacgtatgtggtatcagaatgatggtgcacctgcacattccgcaattaacattaggctgacccttgacgggatgttcgacgggcgtttcataggacgtg includes:
- the LOC124722379 gene encoding electron transfer flavoprotein subunit beta-like; the encoded protein is MARVLVGVKRVIDYAVKIRVKPDKTGVVTDGVKHSMNPFDEIAVEEAVRMKEKKLASEIVAVSCGPAQAQETLRTALAMGVDRGIHVEISGPEYETLQPIHVSQILAKIAKDEKADLVIVGKQAIDDDSNHRFRSSGDVPQLGLKLFDAGGLRELRLYVRKNRPHVAVAKYYNSQRLDCFHYIPYTYSKIQNHYK